One genomic segment of Acidobacteriota bacterium includes these proteins:
- a CDS encoding PLP-dependent aminotransferase family protein has product MIFELDRQSHTPLYTQIAAQMRQMIRHGALNIGDRLPPNRELAQTLGVNRSTVATAYDELLADGLIAARVGSGTYVAAVPITSLRAQPETVAPAPPRLAPLNWEAVLPELKVNEFLASREALRRKDSLVFTHALPAAELFPLDEFRRSVERVLRRDGRALLQYGASGGYEALQQYLQQQMALVGIRAEPDEMLLTSGCQQALDLLRQTLLQPGDEVIVENPTYPGALSLFCQPQYKCIGVPVDAQGLNLNALEEVLQRRRPKLIYVVPTFHNPTGVTMDLAARRRLLELAAQYRVPLVEDEIYRDLRYEGAALPSLKALDQYGVVIYLNSFSKVSFPGLRVGWVVAPRLLIEHLQSLRQRTDMHGNLLSQAALADFARQGLLNKHLQRCRRNYVQRRDALLTSLGKHLPTDSTWTQPEGGLAVWVRLPEGVNAEMLLAQAQLQNIYFTPGTRFYACGARTNTLRLSFTMVTAAQIEEGVKRLGKLIEVQLKTMSPAHTTKSLMARKALV; this is encoded by the coding sequence ATGATTTTCGAACTCGACCGGCAGAGCCATACGCCGCTGTATACGCAGATCGCGGCGCAGATGCGCCAGATGATACGGCACGGCGCGCTCAACATTGGCGACCGCTTGCCGCCCAACCGCGAACTGGCGCAAACGCTCGGCGTCAATCGCAGCACTGTGGCGACGGCTTATGACGAATTGCTGGCGGACGGTTTGATTGCCGCGCGCGTGGGCAGCGGGACATACGTGGCGGCTGTCCCCATCACGTCCTTGCGCGCGCAGCCGGAAACCGTTGCGCCAGCGCCACCACGCCTGGCCCCGCTTAATTGGGAAGCCGTCTTGCCGGAACTCAAGGTGAACGAATTTCTGGCGAGCCGCGAAGCGTTGCGCCGCAAAGACAGCCTGGTCTTCACCCACGCGCTGCCCGCCGCCGAATTGTTCCCGCTGGACGAATTCCGCCGCTCGGTCGAACGTGTGTTGCGCCGCGACGGGCGCGCGCTGTTGCAATACGGCGCGAGCGGCGGCTACGAAGCTTTGCAGCAATATCTGCAACAGCAAATGGCGCTGGTGGGCATCCGCGCGGAACCGGATGAAATGTTGCTGACCAGCGGTTGTCAGCAGGCGCTGGATTTGTTGCGGCAAACGCTGTTGCAACCGGGCGATGAGGTCATCGTCGAGAATCCGACCTATCCCGGCGCGCTCAGCCTGTTTTGCCAGCCGCAGTACAAGTGCATTGGTGTGCCGGTTGACGCGCAAGGGCTGAACCTCAACGCGCTGGAAGAAGTCTTGCAACGGCGCAGGCCGAAGCTGATTTATGTGGTGCCGACCTTTCACAACCCGACCGGTGTAACGATGGATTTGGCGGCGCGGCGGCGTTTGCTGGAACTGGCGGCGCAATACCGCGTGCCGCTTGTCGAAGATGAAATTTACCGCGACCTGCGGTACGAGGGCGCGGCGCTGCCCTCGTTAAAGGCGCTCGATCAATACGGCGTAGTGATTTATCTCAACAGTTTCTCGAAAGTCTCGTTCCCAGGCTTGCGTGTGGGTTGGGTCGTCGCGCCCCGGCTGTTGATCGAGCATTTGCAGTCCCTGCGACAACGCACCGATATGCACGGCAACCTTTTGTCCCAAGCGGCGCTGGCTGATTTCGCGCGACAGGGGTTATTGAACAAACACTTGCAACGGTGCCGCCGCAATTATGTGCAACGGCGCGATGCATTGCTGACGTCTTTGGGCAAACACCTGCCAACCGATTCCACCTGGACGCAACCAGAAGGCGGGCTGGCCGTATGGGTGCGCCTGCCCGAAGGCGTCAATGCCGAAATGCTGCTGGCCCAGGCGCAATTGCAAAACATCTATTTCACACCGGGCACACGCTTTTATGCGTGTGGCGCGCGCACCAACACGCTGCGGCTGTCCTTCACAATGGTGACGGCGGCTCAAATCGAAGAAGGCGTTAAACGTTTAGGCAAGCTGATTGAAGTCCAGTTAAAAACTATGTCACCGGCACACACGACTAAAAGTTTAATGGCGCGCAAGGCGCTGGTGTGA
- a CDS encoding GNAT family N-acetyltransferase, whose amino-acid sequence MNEPNELLIRPAVAADVETLLAVATRTFYDAFAATNTPANMQAYMSTAFTLEQFQQELADPDSTFLLAELAGSVVGYAKLIHSAVPECVTEPSAIELSRIYIDQTVLGAGIGPALLQYCFALARQAGHRAMFLGVWEHNPRAQAFYRKWGFERVGEHLFQMGDDPQTDWWMMRLL is encoded by the coding sequence ATGAACGAACCCAACGAATTGCTCATCAGACCAGCGGTCGCTGCGGATGTGGAAACGCTGCTCGCCGTGGCCACGCGCACTTTTTATGACGCATTTGCGGCCACCAATACGCCCGCAAATATGCAGGCGTATATGTCCACTGCCTTCACCCTCGAACAATTCCAGCAAGAGTTGGCCGATCCTGACAGCACTTTTCTGCTCGCCGAACTGGCGGGCAGCGTAGTCGGTTACGCTAAGCTGATTCATAGCGCCGTGCCGGAATGCGTCACCGAACCCAGTGCAATTGAATTGTCACGCATCTACATTGATCAAACCGTCTTGGGCGCGGGCATTGGCCCGGCGTTGTTGCAATATTGTTTTGCCTTGGCGCGCCAGGCCGGTCATCGCGCCATGTTTCTGGGCGTGTGGGAGCACAATCCGCGCGCGCAAGCGTTTTATCGCAAGTGGGGTTTCGAGCGCGTCGGCGAACACCTCTTTCAAATGGGCGACGACCCGCAAACCGATTGGTGGATGATGCGTTTGCTATAG
- a CDS encoding PhzF family phenazine biosynthesis protein gives MERPIYIVDAFTSEAFKGNPAAVCPLDTAQPVEWMQQVAAEMNLSETAFLVPREAGDGFELRWFTPAIEVPLCGHATLASAHTLWETGRLAANAEARFHTLSGWLSARQTAQGIEMDFPAMRLEEIAAPPGVAEALRATPHSVWLVRDQRDLEKNYLVELGGEAEVRALQPDFNLMRQQVSKGLIVTAQAEMPGVDFVSRYFATWAGIDEDPVTGSAHCALTPYWVNKLRRHELLGYQASARGGYVRVNLAGDRVVLGGQAVTVVRGSLLS, from the coding sequence GTGGAAAGACCGATTTATATTGTGGACGCTTTTACGAGCGAAGCGTTCAAAGGCAATCCGGCGGCGGTGTGTCCGCTCGACACCGCGCAACCGGTGGAATGGATGCAGCAAGTCGCCGCTGAGATGAACTTGTCAGAGACGGCCTTTCTCGTCCCGCGTGAAGCTGGCGACGGCTTCGAGCTGCGCTGGTTCACGCCCGCCATCGAAGTGCCGTTGTGCGGGCACGCCACGCTCGCCAGCGCGCATACGCTGTGGGAAACGGGCCGTCTGGCGGCAAATGCCGAAGCGCGCTTTCACACGCTGAGCGGCTGGTTGAGCGCCCGCCAAACGGCGCAAGGCATCGAGATGGATTTCCCGGCGATGCGGCTGGAAGAAATCGCCGCGCCGCCCGGCGTGGCGGAAGCGTTGCGCGCGACGCCGCACAGCGTTTGGCTGGTACGCGACCAACGCGATTTAGAAAAGAACTACCTGGTCGAACTGGGCGGCGAAGCCGAAGTCCGTGCCCTGCAACCCGATTTCAACTTGATGCGCCAACAGGTGAGCAAAGGCTTGATCGTCACCGCCCAAGCCGAAATGCCGGGCGTAGATTTCGTCTCGCGCTATTTCGCCACCTGGGCCGGCATTGACGAAGACCCCGTGACCGGTTCGGCGCATTGCGCGCTGACGCCGTATTGGGTGAACAAGCTGCGCCGCCATGAACTGTTGGGCTATCAGGCTTCGGCGCGCGGCGGTTACGTGCGCGTCAACCTGGCTGGCGACCGTGTCGTGTTGGGCGGACAGGCTGTCACAGTGGTGCGCGGCAGCCTGTTGAGTTGA
- a CDS encoding EamA family transporter, with the protein MKSVFPLLLAITGGVLYHLGQKSVPRSVSPFAAILLAYAVGSLCCVLALVTLPQERPLLASLLASLRAANGAVALIGIGAVVIEIGFLLAYRAGWNISTASVLTNISVALILLPIGVLLFKEQLSWRNAVGVVCCLLGLYLLSQK; encoded by the coding sequence ATGAAAAGCGTCTTCCCGCTCTTGCTCGCGATTACCGGCGGTGTGCTCTATCACCTCGGCCAGAAGTCGGTGCCGCGCAGCGTCAGCCCGTTCGCCGCAATTTTGCTGGCGTATGCGGTTGGCAGTCTGTGTTGCGTGCTGGCGTTGGTGACTTTGCCGCAAGAGCGCCCCTTGCTGGCATCGTTGCTGGCATCGTTGCGCGCGGCGAATGGGGCAGTCGCCTTGATCGGGATTGGCGCGGTCGTCATCGAAATCGGTTTTCTCTTGGCCTATCGTGCCGGTTGGAACATCAGCACTGCCTCGGTATTGACGAATATCTCAGTCGCCTTGATCCTGTTACCCATCGGGGTGTTGCTGTTCAAAGAGCAACTTTCCTGGCGCAATGCAGTCGGCGTCGTGTGCTGTTTGTTGGGGCTGTATCTGTTGTCGCAAAAATAA
- a CDS encoding EamA family transporter, which translates to MNQAYLVWLLLGAIWGSTWLFIKIGLHDLPPFTYAGLRFLIAGSLLWGIALLKRRALPKRSDWAMLVFTGTLTFAVNYGLVFWGETRISSGLAAVLQAMIPAFAMFFAHWLLPGEPITPRKLGGVALGLAGTALIFYNQLSFTGGAALAGSLALFCSTLTASFSGVLVKKHFQHLAPEVLAASQTSCGIVPLLAAGWLLEGNPLNIQWTRAALGSLLYLSLIGSALAFLLFYWLVQQMEITKVLLISLVTPVLALLLGWATLHEELSWRVLLGSAAIIAGVALILVQRKTVRRA; encoded by the coding sequence ATGAATCAGGCTTACCTCGTCTGGCTCTTGCTGGGCGCAATCTGGGGCTCGACGTGGTTGTTCATCAAGATCGGCCTGCACGACCTGCCGCCGTTCACCTATGCCGGCTTGCGCTTTTTGATCGCCGGCTCATTGCTCTGGGGCATCGCTTTGCTGAAACGCCGCGCGTTGCCCAAACGCAGCGATTGGGCGATGTTGGTGTTCACCGGCACGCTCACCTTTGCGGTGAATTACGGTTTGGTCTTTTGGGGTGAGACGCGCATCTCGTCAGGCTTGGCGGCAGTGTTGCAAGCCATGATTCCAGCCTTTGCGATGTTCTTTGCCCACTGGTTATTGCCGGGCGAGCCGATTACGCCGCGCAAACTCGGCGGCGTCGCGCTGGGGCTGGCGGGCACGGCGTTGATCTTTTATAACCAACTCAGCTTCACGGGCGGCGCGGCGCTGGCCGGCAGCCTGGCGCTATTTTGCAGCACGCTCACAGCATCCTTTTCAGGCGTGCTGGTCAAAAAACACTTTCAACATCTCGCGCCCGAAGTGCTGGCCGCTTCGCAAACCAGTTGCGGCATCGTGCCCTTATTGGCGGCAGGCTGGTTGCTCGAAGGCAATCCGCTCAATATCCAATGGACGCGCGCGGCCCTTGGCTCGCTGTTGTATCTATCGTTGATTGGTTCGGCGCTCGCCTTTTTGTTGTTTTACTGGTTGGTGCAGCAAATGGAAATCACCAAGGTCTTATTGATTTCCCTCGTCACGCCCGTGCTGGCATTGCTGTTGGGCTGGGCGACCTTACACGAAGAATTGTCGTGGCGCGTCCTCTTGGGCAGCGCCGCGATCATCGCCGGTGTCGCGCTCATTTTGGTGCAGCGCAAAACAGTACGGAGAGCGTGA
- a CDS encoding nuclear transport factor 2 family protein: protein MQKSIQHCLLGFAFLLALTAVETRAQTTADREAIKQTALDYIEGYYDGNAERMERSLHPDLAKRIVRADPSSGKNRLENMTAARLVQVTQMRKDKPTPKEKQQKDVTILDLYENSASVKIVAADWIDYLHVSKFDGRWVIVNVLWEMKPVKK, encoded by the coding sequence ATGCAAAAGAGCATTCAACATTGCCTGCTGGGCTTCGCTTTCCTGCTGGCGCTCACCGCCGTCGAAACGCGCGCCCAAACCACCGCTGACCGCGAGGCGATCAAGCAAACGGCGCTCGATTACATCGAAGGCTACTATGACGGGAATGCCGAGCGCATGGAGCGCAGCCTGCATCCCGATTTGGCCAAGCGCATTGTCCGCGCCGATCCAAGCAGCGGCAAAAACCGGCTTGAGAACATGACTGCCGCACGGCTGGTGCAGGTCACGCAGATGCGCAAGGACAAGCCCACCCCAAAGGAGAAGCAGCAAAAGGATGTGACCATCCTCGACCTGTACGAGAACTCTGCCAGCGTCAAAATTGTCGCGGCGGACTGGATTGATTATCTGCACGTCTCAAAATTCGATGGGCGCTGGGTGATCGTCAATGTCCTGTGGGAAATGAAACCCGTTAAAAAGTGA
- a CDS encoding DJ-1/PfpI family protein, with amino-acid sequence MKIALVIFDQFTDLDLFLMWDLFNRVRLPAWQVSIVGERPEHISTTGMTVQTHERIEAANTADVVLFVSGQGTRAKMNDSEWCARFQLDPQRQMIGSICSGSLLLAALGLLAGQTATTYPTSKQALERFGVTVEEKPFVQHGNVATAGGCLAAQYLVGWVIEAKASRAWKELVLKSIQPVGEGLRFADAEQLGKLYAPVSRSNAA; translated from the coding sequence ATGAAAATCGCGCTGGTGATCTTCGATCAATTCACCGACCTGGATTTGTTTTTGATGTGGGACTTATTCAACCGCGTGCGGCTGCCCGCTTGGCAGGTCAGCATCGTGGGCGAGCGGCCAGAGCACATTTCCACCACCGGCATGACCGTGCAAACGCACGAACGGATTGAAGCCGCCAATACGGCGGACGTGGTCTTGTTCGTCAGCGGTCAAGGCACGCGCGCCAAGATGAACGACTCGGAATGGTGCGCGCGCTTTCAGCTTGATCCGCAGCGGCAGATGATCGGTTCCATCTGTTCGGGTTCATTGTTGCTGGCCGCGCTGGGCTTGCTGGCCGGTCAAACGGCGACGACCTATCCGACTTCCAAACAAGCGTTGGAACGCTTTGGCGTGACGGTCGAAGAAAAGCCGTTTGTGCAACACGGCAACGTCGCCACGGCGGGCGGCTGCCTGGCCGCGCAATATCTCGTCGGTTGGGTGATCGAAGCGAAGGCCAGCCGCGCATGGAAAGAGTTGGTCTTGAAATCCATTCAGCCGGTCGGTGAGGGCTTGCGCTTTGCCGACGCGGAACAACTAGGCAAGCTGTACGCCCCGGTCTCAAGGTCCAATGCCGCCTAA
- a CDS encoding GNAT family N-acetyltransferase: protein MQNEWQRGAYTVSTDAARLDVNLIYDFLSTHAYWAKGRTRAAVERCIAHSLAFGLYRQAQQIGFARVVTDYATFAYLADVFVLEAERGRGLGKWLLATIVAHPELQGLRRWLLATRDAHGLYQQAGFTPLAQPDRWMERFHEPV from the coding sequence ATGCAAAACGAATGGCAACGTGGCGCATACACCGTCAGCACTGATGCTGCGCGCTTGGATGTAAATCTGATCTACGACTTTCTCAGCACACACGCGTATTGGGCCAAAGGGCGCACGCGCGCGGCGGTCGAGCGTTGCATCGCGCATTCGCTCGCGTTCGGCCTTTACCGGCAAGCGCAACAAATCGGCTTTGCCCGCGTCGTTACCGATTACGCAACCTTCGCCTATCTGGCCGATGTCTTCGTGCTGGAAGCAGAACGCGGGCGTGGCCTGGGCAAATGGCTGCTCGCCACCATCGTCGCACACCCGGAATTGCAAGGCTTGCGTCGTTGGTTGCTGGCGACACGCGACGCGCACGGACTCTATCAACAAGCCGGTTTTACGCCGCTCGCGCAACCCGACCGCTGGATGGAACGCTTCCACGAGCCCGTCTAG
- a CDS encoding aspartate aminotransferase family protein: MDYQDLLKRTTELALDYLATLPERPVGRPVSYAELLEALGGALPAEGADARAVIEQFAAAATPGLVATPGPRYFGFVIGGAHPASLAAEWLAAAWDQNAFSYVLSPAAAVVEEVVRTWLVDLFGLSPEMSLGFTTGGTMANFTALAAARHALLRDAGWHVEEQGLFGAPSITVVTSAESHVSIFAALQMLGLGRERVSRVVTDEQGRMRPAELAAVLAQVTTPVLVCAQAGNVNPGAFDPLPEIVPLVRARKGWLHVDGAFGLWAAAAPGLRHLTEGIELADSLSVDCHKWLNVPYDSGLVFVRDRAAHHEAMTLSAPYYALSTEVARDNHNFVPEASRRARGFAIYAALRALGRNGVAELVDRCCRLARRMAERLAQDSSVQILNDVVLNQVLVRFLPNAGGDADAFTAAVIQRIQADGTCWAGGTTWHGLHAMRIAVSNWSTTENDIDRSAEAMLKCVRAAGGIA; this comes from the coding sequence ATGGACTATCAAGATTTGCTGAAACGGACGACGGAACTTGCGCTCGATTATCTGGCGACGTTGCCGGAACGCCCCGTCGGACGCCCCGTCAGTTATGCCGAACTGTTGGAAGCACTGGGCGGCGCATTGCCCGCTGAGGGCGCAGATGCGCGCGCGGTGATTGAACAGTTCGCGGCGGCGGCGACTCCGGGGTTGGTTGCGACGCCCGGGCCGCGTTATTTCGGCTTCGTCATTGGCGGAGCACATCCCGCCAGCCTGGCGGCGGAGTGGCTTGCGGCGGCGTGGGATCAGAATGCGTTCTCGTATGTGCTTTCACCTGCGGCAGCGGTTGTCGAAGAGGTCGTGCGCACTTGGCTGGTTGACTTGTTCGGCTTGTCGCCTGAAATGAGCCTGGGTTTTACCACCGGCGGCACGATGGCGAATTTCACCGCATTGGCGGCGGCGCGGCACGCGCTGTTGCGTGACGCAGGCTGGCATGTCGAAGAGCAAGGATTGTTTGGCGCGCCGAGCATCACCGTCGTGACCAGCGCTGAATCGCACGTCTCGATCTTTGCCGCCTTACAGATGCTCGGGCTGGGCCGCGAACGTGTGTCGCGGGTGGTGACGGATGAACAAGGACGGATGCGTCCGGCGGAACTCGCGGCAGTGCTGGCGCAAGTCACGACGCCTGTTTTGGTTTGCGCGCAGGCCGGCAACGTCAACCCGGGCGCGTTTGATCCGTTGCCCGAAATCGTCCCGCTGGTGCGCGCGCGTAAAGGCTGGCTGCACGTGGATGGCGCGTTCGGGTTGTGGGCGGCAGCCGCGCCGGGCCTGCGTCATCTGACCGAAGGGATCGAATTGGCTGACTCGCTCAGCGTGGATTGCCACAAGTGGTTGAATGTCCCTTACGATTCCGGGCTGGTGTTTGTCCGCGACCGCGCGGCGCATCACGAAGCGATGACCCTGAGCGCGCCTTATTACGCCCTGAGCACAGAGGTCGCGCGTGACAATCACAATTTCGTGCCGGAGGCTTCGCGGCGCGCGCGCGGCTTTGCGATTTATGCAGCGTTGCGGGCGCTGGGCCGGAATGGCGTGGCCGAATTGGTTGACCGCTGCTGCCGTTTGGCGCGCCGCATGGCCGAGCGCCTGGCGCAAGACTCAAGCGTGCAAATCCTCAACGATGTCGTGCTCAACCAAGTGCTGGTGCGTTTCTTGCCAAACGCGGGCGGCGATGCCGATGCCTTTACCGCAGCGGTAATTCAACGCATTCAGGCAGACGGAACCTGCTGGGCGGGCGGCACCACCTGGCATGGCCTGCACGCCATGCGGATCGCCGTCTCGAATTGGTCAACGACGGAAAACGATATTGATCGTTCCGCCGAAGCGATGCTCAAGTGTGTGAGGGCAGCGGGAGGAATCGCATGA
- a CDS encoding DinB family protein — protein sequence MSDLSNTVATGFSASFQEFAKRVHTLAEPLSEEQFWRKPYPYGNSFGHLVLHLTGNLSYYIGAQIAGTGYVRDRDREFTDSQPLSKAEALRRFDETIDMVVRTLAAQTAASWSQAYEAVGAAMCPNRFSIVARCSAHLFHHIGQMIYLTKEFAKES from the coding sequence ATGAGCGATCTATCCAACACCGTTGCAACTGGCTTTAGCGCTTCGTTTCAGGAGTTTGCCAAGCGCGTTCACACACTGGCCGAGCCATTGAGTGAAGAACAGTTTTGGCGCAAGCCGTATCCGTATGGCAACAGCTTCGGACATCTGGTGCTGCATCTGACCGGCAATTTGAGCTACTACATCGGCGCGCAAATCGCGGGCACCGGTTATGTGCGCGACCGTGACCGCGAATTCACCGACAGCCAGCCGCTGTCGAAGGCCGAAGCCCTGCGCCGCTTTGACGAGACCATTGACATGGTCGTGCGCACGTTGGCCGCGCAAACCGCTGCATCGTGGTCACAGGCATACGAAGCCGTCGGCGCGGCGATGTGCCCAAATCGGTTCAGCATTGTTGCGCGCTGTTCGGCGCACCTGTTTCATCACATCGGGCAGATGATTTATCTGACAAAAGAATTCGCCAAAGAGAGCTAA
- a CDS encoding SMP-30/gluconolactonase/LRE family protein: protein MNSSKAHAFTQDLSPKQWLAIAGLTLLTCAAGWLAWQWWLRVRPIRLLVNAVTVAGAGPQLTANALADPFGVAVGDDDEVYVTDGLGGRIYRVGSDGRLALVTEKLDMPSALAVAPDGSLIVANTGAQTIVRVNVADGSVTTIAGQPNVSGRGEGPANAARLNGPIGVAVAPAGMIFVADTYNDRICVIDAAGQMRTLAGGNEPGYRDGAGLGALFDTPCGLVVARDGALIVADTGNHRIRRVTLDGTVTTLAGTGEWDMRDGAPLNAGFAEPVALAWRRDGALAIADAASSTLRLLTFGEQPAVSTIAGGYPVGLVDGALREARLNRPLGLAFTRADVPFVADNGNGFLRAFIPAGVTLGRTAKPEEALVKAAEVRRRVPARWPYQPPEARREIAGTFGEIRGERSAEGDAWFHNGLDIPGAYGETVYALHGERVTRPLAVEGFNTTRERLRLPLLGYIHLRLGRDQNDAPFFDIENQGFLFRRDVQGQLTGLRIRRGTRINEGAALGTLNRLNHVHLIAGPASSEVNALAALQLPGLSDTVAPTIERVSLLTETGARLDWPAPATAAAKRKASPPPAEPLTVQGRVRILVQAYDQADGNARQRRLGLYRLGYQVFNADGTAARGFAQPHYNLIFERLPDAANGVALAYAEGSQSGYTGQTIFVYIVTNVVRDGLARAEFWETGQLAAGTYMVRVFAEDYFGNQARRDMTVRVLSGN, encoded by the coding sequence ATGAACTCCTCCAAAGCACACGCCTTCACACAAGACCTTTCACCAAAACAATGGCTGGCAATCGCTGGGCTGACGCTGTTGACCTGCGCCGCTGGCTGGCTGGCTTGGCAATGGTGGCTGCGCGTGCGTCCGATCAGGCTGTTGGTCAATGCCGTCACCGTCGCGGGCGCGGGGCCGCAACTGACGGCCAATGCGTTGGCCGATCCGTTTGGCGTGGCGGTGGGCGATGACGACGAAGTGTATGTGACCGATGGTTTGGGCGGGCGCATTTATCGGGTGGGAAGCGACGGACGCCTGGCGCTGGTCACGGAAAAGCTGGATATGCCTTCGGCGCTGGCGGTCGCGCCCGATGGTTCGTTGATCGTCGCCAACACGGGGGCGCAGACGATTGTGCGTGTCAACGTTGCCGATGGCAGCGTCACGACCATCGCGGGCCAGCCAAATGTGAGCGGGCGCGGCGAAGGCCCAGCCAATGCCGCGCGGCTCAATGGCCCCATTGGTGTTGCGGTTGCGCCTGCCGGGATGATCTTTGTGGCGGATACCTACAACGACCGCATTTGCGTGATTGATGCCGCAGGCCAAATGCGCACGTTGGCGGGTGGCAATGAACCCGGCTATCGCGATGGCGCAGGGCTTGGCGCTTTGTTCGATACGCCGTGCGGATTGGTCGTGGCACGTGACGGAGCGCTCATCGTGGCCGATACGGGCAATCATCGCATTCGCCGCGTGACGCTGGATGGCACGGTGACAACGTTGGCGGGAACGGGCGAATGGGATATGCGTGATGGCGCGCCGTTGAATGCGGGCTTTGCCGAACCGGTGGCGTTGGCGTGGCGGCGCGATGGGGCGCTGGCGATTGCGGATGCGGCTAGCTCGACGCTGCGCTTGTTGACGTTTGGAGAGCAACCGGCGGTCAGCACGATTGCGGGCGGCTATCCAGTTGGTTTGGTGGATGGCGCATTGCGTGAGGCGCGGCTAAATCGTCCGCTGGGCTTGGCGTTTACGCGCGCTGACGTGCCGTTCGTTGCCGATAACGGCAATGGCTTTTTGCGGGCGTTCATCCCAGCGGGTGTGACGTTGGGCCGCACGGCGAAACCGGAAGAAGCGTTGGTCAAGGCCGCCGAGGTGCGGCGGCGTGTGCCTGCGCGTTGGCCCTATCAACCACCCGAAGCGCGGCGCGAAATCGCGGGCACCTTCGGCGAAATACGTGGCGAACGTTCGGCAGAAGGCGACGCCTGGTTTCACAACGGGTTGGACATTCCTGGCGCGTATGGCGAGACGGTCTATGCCTTGCACGGCGAACGCGTCACGCGACCATTGGCGGTCGAAGGTTTCAATACAACGCGCGAACGTTTGCGGCTGCCGTTACTGGGTTACATTCATTTGCGGCTGGGGCGCGATCAAAACGATGCGCCGTTTTTTGACATTGAGAATCAGGGCTTTCTCTTTCGCCGCGATGTGCAAGGGCAACTGACCGGATTGCGCATCCGACGGGGAACACGCATCAATGAAGGCGCGGCGCTGGGCACGCTCAATCGTTTGAATCATGTGCACCTGATTGCCGGGCCTGCCAGCAGCGAGGTCAACGCGCTGGCCGCGCTGCAACTGCCCGGCCTCAGCGATACGGTTGCGCCAACGATTGAGCGCGTCAGCCTGTTGACCGAAACGGGCGCGCGGCTTGATTGGCCTGCTCCGGCAACCGCCGCCGCCAAGCGGAAAGCGTCGCCACCACCGGCTGAACCGCTCACAGTGCAAGGCCGCGTGCGCATCCTCGTGCAAGCTTACGATCAGGCCGATGGCAATGCGCGCCAGCGGCGGTTGGGGCTGTACAGGTTGGGTTATCAGGTCTTCAATGCCGACGGCACGGCGGCGCGCGGGTTTGCACAGCCGCATTACAACTTGATCTTTGAACGCTTGCCGGATGCTGCCAACGGTGTCGCGTTGGCGTATGCGGAGGGCAGCCAATCCGGCTACACGGGACAGACGATCTTTGTTTACATCGTTACCAATGTAGTGCGCGACGGCCTGGCACGCGCAGAGTTTTGGGAGACCGGACAATTGGCGGCGGGCACATACATGGTGCGTGTTTTCGCGGAAGACTATTTTGGCAATCAGGCACGGCGTGACATGACGGTGCGGGTGTTGAGCGGGAATTGA
- a CDS encoding amino acid racemase has product MKTVGIIGGIAPESTIAYYRAIIAAYRAQQPDGNYPALLLNSINLKNLLELVGANQRAELVAYLVDELHKLARAGADFAVLASNTPHLVFDELQRVSPLPLLSIVEATRDVAQRLGLQRVGLFGTRFTMQGGFYQEIFGRAGIDIVLPDAAEQAYIHEKYLGELAQAVLLPETRAGLLAIADRLRAQQGIEALILGGTELPLILTEAAHEGLPFLDTTNIHVARIVAQMLS; this is encoded by the coding sequence ATGAAAACGGTCGGCATCATCGGCGGCATCGCGCCGGAATCCACCATCGCGTATTACCGCGCGATCATTGCTGCCTATCGCGCACAGCAACCGGACGGCAATTATCCCGCGCTGCTGCTCAACAGCATCAATCTGAAAAACCTGTTGGAGTTGGTGGGCGCGAATCAACGCGCGGAGTTAGTCGCCTATCTGGTGGACGAGTTGCACAAGCTGGCGCGCGCGGGCGCTGATTTCGCCGTGCTGGCGTCCAATACGCCGCATTTGGTCTTTGACGAATTACAGCGCGTTTCCCCGCTGCCCTTGCTCAGCATTGTGGAGGCGACGCGTGACGTGGCGCAGCGGCTGGGCTTGCAACGCGTGGGTTTGTTCGGCACGCGCTTCACCATGCAAGGCGGCTTTTACCAAGAGATTTTTGGCCGCGCGGGAATTGACATCGTCTTGCCTGATGCCGCTGAGCAAGCCTACATCCACGAAAAATATCTGGGCGAATTGGCCCAGGCAGTGCTCTTGCCGGAAACGCGCGCGGGGTTGTTGGCGATTGCGGACAGGCTACGCGCACAGCAAGGCATCGAAGCATTGATTCTGGGCGGGACGGAATTGCCTTTGATCTTGACTGAGGCGGCGCATGAAGGGCTGCCGTTTTTAGATACGACCAACATCCATGTGGCGCGCATCGTCGCGCAGATGTTGTCATAA